Proteins encoded in a region of the Nitrospira sp. genome:
- the ltaE gene encoding low-specificity L-threonine aldolase, translating to MIDLRSDTVTKPSQAMRQAMAIAEVGDDVYGEDPTVNRLQEVGAALVGKAVALFVPSGTMANQLALRAQTQPGQEVIVDSQAHMVRYEQGAGGALAGVQFHWVAGTRGILAPEQVEAAIRPKDAHTIQTALICLENTHNSGGGAVYPLVTVERIGAIARQRGLPLHMDGARLFNAVVATGTSTTEYAKHCTTVSFCLSKGLGAPAGSLLATNDRDMIDRLRRFRRMYGGSMRQAGILAAAGLYALEHNISRLKDDHDNAKRLATLLAQIPTVTIDVKTVQTNIVFFDVATSHTPAELVAALKAEGIAVNAVGGRTYRAVTHLDLSADDIEKAGGIFARVLSR from the coding sequence ATGATCGATCTGCGCAGCGATACCGTCACAAAGCCCTCGCAAGCTATGCGGCAGGCTATGGCCATAGCCGAGGTGGGCGACGACGTCTACGGGGAGGACCCGACGGTCAACCGCTTACAGGAAGTGGGTGCGGCCCTCGTTGGCAAGGCGGTTGCGCTGTTCGTGCCCTCAGGCACGATGGCCAACCAGCTCGCCCTGCGGGCGCAGACCCAGCCCGGCCAGGAAGTGATCGTCGACAGCCAGGCCCACATGGTGCGCTACGAGCAGGGCGCGGGCGGCGCGCTGGCCGGCGTGCAGTTCCACTGGGTGGCGGGGACGCGAGGCATCCTGGCCCCCGAGCAGGTCGAGGCAGCGATCCGCCCCAAAGACGCCCACACGATCCAGACAGCGCTCATCTGTCTCGAAAACACTCACAACAGCGGCGGCGGCGCGGTCTACCCGCTCGTGACCGTCGAGCGCATTGGCGCTATCGCTCGGCAGCGCGGCCTCCCCCTACACATGGACGGGGCGCGGCTCTTTAACGCCGTCGTGGCCACGGGCACGTCGACCACGGAATATGCCAAGCATTGCACGACCGTTTCGTTCTGCCTGTCGAAGGGCCTGGGCGCGCCGGCGGGCTCACTGCTGGCCACGAACGATCGCGACATGATCGACCGGCTGCGCCGCTTCCGCCGAATGTATGGCGGCAGCATGCGGCAGGCCGGCATCCTGGCCGCTGCCGGCCTCTATGCGCTGGAGCACAATATCAGTCGACTCAAGGATGACCACGACAACGCAAAGCGGCTGGCGACGCTGCTCGCGCAGATTCCGACCGTCACGATTGACGTCAAAACCGTCCAAACGAACATAGTGTTCTTCGACGTGGCCACCAGCCACACACCCGCGGAACTCGTCGCCGCGCTGAAAGCCGAAGGTATCGCGGTCAATGCGGTGGGCGGCCGCACCTATCGCGCTGTCACGCACCTCGATCTATCCGCAGACGACATCGAGAAAGCTGGAGGAATTTTTGCCCGCGTCTTGTCACGGTAG
- a CDS encoding glutamate-5-semialdehyde dehydrogenase, translating to MVEVPVKIYIHNIAKKAREAVRPMALLTAPVKDKALRAMADKLAAAEEAILDANREDTETVGKALQAGDMRKDLVREAVDRLRLSSDSIKEMVEGLRRVADLPDPVGEVTRMWQRPNGMEVSRVRVPIGVIGIVSELDPKVMVEAFALCLKSGNVCMFRSAPEWIRTNMAIVHALRDAAEGAGVPAGALTFVERTEKEGALELMRLHTLLDAFIPRGGPGLRKTALDQVRVPVLCHEGGVSTVYVDVDVDLPLAQNLVINAKLQQPLASNSVDTLLVQQTTARPLLPALIRRLIEEFKVDIHGCPKTVALIGSQAMTGHKSVEPVTEEHWSKQFQAKALAVKMVADVDEALAHIARYGPAHTCSIATRDYATAMRFAREVDAAAVLINASTRHHDGEEFGFGGQMGIATGRVHARGPIGLNELTCEKYVVLGTGQLRQPHPVPDTYEDAIMLRKGLA from the coding sequence ATGGTTGAAGTACCGGTTAAGATATATATACACAACATTGCGAAAAAGGCGAGGGAAGCTGTCAGGCCAATGGCCCTGCTGACGGCCCCAGTCAAAGACAAGGCGCTACGGGCCATGGCCGACAAACTGGCCGCCGCCGAGGAAGCCATCCTCGACGCTAATCGGGAAGACACGGAAACAGTCGGCAAGGCACTCCAGGCCGGCGATATGCGTAAGGATCTGGTGCGTGAAGCGGTGGACCGGCTGCGGCTGTCCTCCGATTCGATCAAGGAGATGGTTGAGGGGTTGCGCCGCGTGGCGGACCTGCCCGATCCGGTCGGTGAAGTCACCCGCATGTGGCAGCGGCCAAACGGGATGGAAGTCAGCCGGGTGCGGGTGCCGATCGGCGTGATCGGCATCGTATCTGAGTTAGACCCCAAGGTCATGGTCGAAGCCTTCGCCTTGTGCCTCAAATCCGGTAACGTGTGCATGTTCCGCAGCGCACCCGAATGGATCCGCACGAACATGGCGATTGTGCATGCCCTGCGCGATGCGGCAGAGGGCGCCGGCGTCCCGGCGGGCGCGCTGACCTTTGTTGAGCGGACGGAAAAGGAAGGGGCGCTGGAGCTGATGCGGCTGCACACGCTGCTCGATGCCTTCATTCCGCGCGGCGGCCCTGGTCTGCGCAAGACGGCACTCGACCAGGTACGCGTGCCGGTGCTCTGCCACGAAGGCGGTGTCAGCACCGTCTACGTGGATGTGGACGTGGATCTGCCGCTCGCGCAGAATCTGGTGATCAACGCCAAGTTGCAGCAGCCCTTGGCCTCGAACTCCGTGGATACGCTACTCGTGCAGCAAACAACCGCGCGGCCGCTGCTCCCCGCATTGATTCGACGCCTGATCGAAGAATTCAAAGTGGACATCCACGGCTGTCCCAAGACCGTTGCCCTGATCGGCTCGCAGGCTATGACTGGCCACAAGTCGGTGGAGCCGGTGACGGAGGAGCATTGGAGCAAACAGTTCCAGGCCAAGGCGCTGGCAGTGAAGATGGTGGCAGACGTGGACGAGGCACTCGCACATATTGCGCGCTACGGGCCCGCCCATACATGCAGCATCGCCACACGCGACTACGCAACGGCCATGCGCTTCGCGCGCGAGGTGGATGCGGCGGCGGTACTGATCAATGCCTCCACGCGCCACCACGACGGGGAGGAGTTTGGCTTTGGCGGGCAGATGGGCATCGCCACGGGGCGCGTCCATGCGCGCGGCCCTATCGGCCTCAACGAGCTCACCTGCGAAAAGTACGTCGTCCTCGGCACGGGCCAGTTGCGCCAGCCGCATCCGGTACCGGACACCTACGAAGACGCGATCATGCTCCGGAAGGGCTTAGCGTAA
- a CDS encoding DUF2934 domain-containing protein, whose amino-acid sequence MKKTTRSHPAPILSSRSKVKPTEKPLALTNEMRARIALKAYELYERRGHGGRELDDWLEAEQIVMAELRQVGT is encoded by the coding sequence ATGAAAAAAACCACCAGATCCCACCCCGCACCCATTCTTTCCTCCCGTTCAAAGGTTAAACCCACGGAGAAGCCGCTCGCGCTTACAAACGAGATGCGTGCGCGCATCGCGCTGAAAGCCTACGAGCTCTACGAGCGGCGTGGTCATGGGGGGCGTGAACTGGACGACTGGCTTGAAGCAGAGCAGATCGTCATGGCGGAACTCCGGCAGGTGGGGACATAA
- a CDS encoding dienelactone hydrolase family protein: protein MPNRTTPFSLPQIGTGTARFPSVGAIPTITDKAVDPYFLTRMPKTAQVEAIQFWPQTKDSYPGLVVLHESWGLNVQIKELTNRLSCEGYTVILPNLYTRQGGMVTANAEIAATLMGRAKEADLLQDINQCCEFLNTLDYARRNVHGAVGFGMGGTLALKFAGQRKRLRGAVSFYGQLTPPFDFLKDMHCPLLYHWAGADDAVTEDVIEQFQQTAQKLGKRVTIHTYAGAPHAFCNETRKDAYRADAAQEAWERTAAFFAEAFKADLQAATK, encoded by the coding sequence ATGCCTAATCGAACCACCCCCTTCTCGTTGCCACAGATCGGCACCGGCACCGCCCGTTTCCCAAGCGTAGGGGCAATCCCCACCATCACGGACAAGGCGGTCGATCCCTACTTTCTGACCCGCATGCCGAAAACGGCGCAGGTAGAGGCCATTCAATTCTGGCCCCAGACGAAAGACAGCTATCCCGGCCTTGTTGTCTTGCACGAATCCTGGGGGCTGAACGTCCAGATCAAGGAACTGACCAACCGCCTGTCCTGCGAAGGCTACACGGTGATTCTGCCGAATCTGTACACGCGCCAGGGCGGCATGGTCACTGCCAATGCTGAAATCGCCGCCACCCTGATGGGTCGCGCGAAGGAGGCGGACCTCTTGCAAGACATTAACCAATGCTGCGAATTTCTCAACACGCTCGACTACGCCAGGCGCAACGTACACGGTGCGGTCGGCTTCGGCATGGGTGGTACACTCGCGCTTAAATTCGCTGGCCAGCGCAAACGCCTACGGGGGGCGGTGTCCTTCTACGGACAACTCACGCCACCCTTCGACTTTTTGAAGGACATGCACTGTCCGCTGCTCTACCACTGGGCGGGCGCCGATGACGCCGTAACGGAGGACGTCATCGAACAGTTTCAGCAAACCGCGCAGAAACTAGGCAAGCGCGTCACGATCCACACCTATGCAGGCGCCCCGCACGCCTTCTGCAACGAAACCCGCAAGGACGCCTACCGCGCCGACGCCGCGCAGGAAGCCTGGGAACGGACGGCCGCCTTCTTCGCGGAGGCGTTTAAGGCCGATCTGCAAGCAGCGACCAAATGA
- a CDS encoding radical SAM protein — translation MRIEYSKGEKASLELIQLHRKTSDAQSGRKMKVLLIFPPDWYPSEPYLSLPSLTAVLRQAGHTVVQKDINLEMWDWYFSEDFLKRVLKKVPQQLDRLRKLAKKRDLEPAEAELQLALCEITRQRIDELAKKAEEAKRIVRGQEFYDIDRLEWAMHVFREVTSVISMVYAPARICLPPMETNLSYKVYVSAEIMEAVQDEQVNIYRDVFNHLVRPVIEAEKPDVIGISVVLQQQLFSTMTFCALIKEQFPHIHVTIGGNTVTRLRDALPQSPLFQYFDSAVVYEGETAFVQLVSAVGARRSLAEVPNAIYKDTFGVHESAMSYAEDMHALPPPDFDGLPLEKYFVPVRTLPYLATRGCYWGRCEFCDHGEGYTAGYRSKKIQDVLSEIKHLRDKYGCRHFHFTDESYPPALFRKLGRGLVESKMNIYWTTHMRFEKSLLEDQVWQDAKESGCRYLHFGYESGVERVLHLMDKATTTEVMTKHLKYTADAGIWNHCMGFFGFPGETKEEAWQSVQFLEQNKNHVHSLGFGTFDLGRHNPVAKHPEKWGVTAYKNPQWDLALDYYYTVRNGMSIEEAERVFEQFEQNHHAGWDLRLYIREYIFLYICKFGLAKLPDLQYNATKIAGPTPTLAGKM, via the coding sequence ATGCGCATCGAGTATTCTAAAGGCGAAAAAGCCAGTCTCGAGCTGATTCAGCTTCATCGTAAAACATCGGACGCCCAGAGTGGGCGAAAGATGAAGGTCCTGCTGATCTTCCCGCCCGACTGGTATCCCTCCGAGCCCTATCTGAGTCTGCCATCCCTCACTGCGGTCCTGCGCCAGGCTGGCCACACAGTCGTGCAAAAAGACATCAATCTGGAGATGTGGGACTGGTACTTCAGCGAGGATTTTCTGAAGCGGGTCCTCAAGAAAGTCCCACAGCAATTGGACCGCCTACGCAAGCTGGCGAAGAAGCGCGATCTGGAGCCGGCCGAGGCGGAGTTGCAGCTGGCGCTCTGCGAAATCACCCGCCAGCGGATCGATGAACTGGCGAAGAAGGCCGAGGAAGCTAAGCGCATCGTCCGGGGGCAGGAGTTTTACGACATCGACCGGCTCGAGTGGGCGATGCATGTATTCCGTGAGGTCACGTCGGTGATCTCGATGGTCTACGCGCCCGCGCGCATTTGCCTGCCGCCGATGGAGACGAACCTGTCGTACAAGGTCTATGTCTCCGCCGAGATTATGGAGGCGGTGCAGGACGAACAGGTCAATATCTACCGCGACGTATTCAACCATCTCGTGAGGCCGGTGATCGAAGCGGAGAAGCCGGACGTCATTGGCATCTCGGTCGTCCTTCAGCAGCAACTCTTTTCCACAATGACTTTCTGTGCCCTCATCAAGGAACAGTTTCCACACATTCATGTCACGATTGGAGGCAATACGGTCACGCGCCTGCGCGACGCACTGCCCCAGTCGCCGCTGTTCCAGTATTTCGACAGCGCTGTGGTCTATGAAGGGGAAACGGCTTTTGTGCAACTGGTGTCGGCTGTAGGGGCCAGGCGCAGCCTCGCCGAGGTTCCCAATGCTATTTATAAGGACACGTTCGGCGTGCATGAATCCGCCATGAGCTACGCGGAGGACATGCACGCGCTGCCACCGCCGGATTTCGACGGCCTGCCGCTGGAGAAGTATTTCGTGCCGGTCCGGACGCTCCCGTATCTCGCCACGCGCGGCTGCTACTGGGGCCGCTGCGAGTTCTGCGACCACGGCGAGGGTTACACGGCGGGCTACCGGTCGAAGAAGATTCAGGACGTGCTAAGCGAAATCAAGCACCTGCGTGACAAGTACGGGTGCCGTCATTTTCACTTCACCGATGAGTCCTATCCGCCGGCACTGTTTCGCAAGCTGGGGCGCGGCTTAGTTGAAAGCAAGATGAACATCTACTGGACGACGCACATGCGCTTTGAGAAGAGTCTGCTGGAGGATCAGGTCTGGCAGGATGCGAAGGAGTCAGGCTGCCGCTATCTCCACTTTGGCTACGAGTCGGGCGTCGAGCGGGTGCTTCACCTAATGGACAAGGCGACGACGACCGAGGTGATGACAAAGCACCTTAAGTACACGGCTGACGCGGGTATCTGGAACCACTGCATGGGCTTCTTCGGATTTCCCGGCGAGACGAAGGAAGAGGCGTGGCAGTCAGTACAATTCCTTGAGCAGAACAAGAACCATGTGCATTCACTGGGGTTCGGCACCTTCGATCTGGGCCGGCACAATCCAGTGGCGAAGCATCCGGAGAAATGGGGTGTGACGGCTTACAAGAATCCGCAGTGGGATCTTGCGCTTGATTATTACTACACAGTCAGGAACGGTATGAGCATCGAAGAAGCTGAGCGCGTGTTCGAACAATTCGAGCAGAATCATCATGCTGGCTGGGACTTGCGACTGTATATTCGGGAGTACATTTTTCTCTACATCTGCAAGTTTGGACTCGCCAAACTCCCGGATCTGCAATACAACGCGACGAAAATTGCAGGACCTACGCCGACGCTTGCAGGGAAGATGTAA
- a CDS encoding PhzF family phenazine biosynthesis protein, which translates to MSPARRTLKFYQADVFTDEPFGGNPVAVLPDASGLTDEELQKIAREMNLSETVFVLPPSNPKAAAKVRIFTPTQEIPFAGHPILGTFFILARLKMIRLQEPIATFQYECNIGVFPIELRVHKGQILRVVMTQPKPEFLETIEAVDALAEIAVALGLEKKVITGTKFPVAVVSTGLPVMIVPVRTLTAVRSIVPNLTVMTELCGRHGANGIMVFTTVTVDEFSTVHTRMFAPLIGILEDPATGSASGALGAYLVQNGVVEVAITTEIIAEQGYEMGRPSRIIIQVESDDDVIQDVKVGGEVVLVIEGTITL; encoded by the coding sequence GTGTCTCCAGCCAGGCGCACGTTAAAATTCTACCAGGCGGACGTCTTCACGGATGAGCCGTTCGGCGGTAATCCAGTGGCTGTCCTGCCGGATGCATCGGGCCTGACGGACGAGGAGTTGCAGAAGATTGCCCGGGAGATGAATCTTTCAGAAACGGTCTTTGTTCTACCCCCAAGCAATCCGAAAGCCGCCGCTAAGGTTCGCATCTTCACCCCGACGCAGGAAATTCCCTTTGCCGGCCATCCCATCCTCGGCACATTTTTCATCCTGGCCAGACTCAAGATGATCAGGCTGCAGGAGCCGATCGCGACGTTCCAGTACGAGTGTAACATTGGCGTATTTCCAATCGAACTACGCGTACACAAGGGGCAGATTCTTCGTGTCGTGATGACCCAGCCCAAGCCGGAGTTTCTGGAGACGATCGAAGCGGTGGATGCTTTGGCCGAAATCGCCGTGGCGCTCGGCTTGGAGAAGAAGGTGATTACCGGGACGAAATTCCCGGTCGCGGTCGTGTCCACTGGTCTGCCGGTCATGATCGTGCCGGTACGGACATTGACAGCGGTTCGATCCATCGTGCCCAATCTCACGGTGATGACCGAGCTCTGTGGGCGGCACGGGGCCAACGGCATCATGGTCTTCACAACAGTCACGGTCGACGAGTTTTCGACCGTCCACACACGTATGTTTGCGCCGCTGATCGGCATTCTGGAAGATCCGGCCACGGGGAGTGCAAGTGGCGCACTCGGCGCCTATCTGGTCCAGAACGGTGTCGTTGAGGTAGCGATCACGACGGAGATCATCGCTGAGCAGGGCTACGAGATGGGCCGGCCGTCCCGCATCATTATCCAGGTTGAATCCGACGACGACGTGATTCAGGATGTGAAAGTGGGCGGGGAAGTGGTCCTGGTCATTGAGGGCACGATCACTTTATAG
- a CDS encoding radical SAM protein has protein sequence MSPLLTIDSRPQPATPGRKKSKVMLLFPPEWVPTAPYLALPSLTAVLRQHEHEVVQRDINIEMYDLFFSDSFLIWVKTRIAGHRHALELKERTGPLSEQELGHKTCLEAKADVDVFDLIERADKAKRITRGEAFYDAAQLDWALNVFREAMQYISAAYYPASLVFYPMESNLGYRPGVSTEIFACLDDEQVNVYRDVCRQLVLPSVSREKPAVVGVSIGTQMQLMAGLTFCKMIKEAFPEIHVVVGGNVITRLQEELPKHERFFTTIFDSAIMYEGEHALLWLLEALNGERERSSVPNLIYRDTSGIHVNKEIHTEKMATLPLPDFEGFPLDSYFVPVRILPYLATRGCYWGRCTFCDHGQGYFDQYRGLQSAQVVDQVKALRDKYNCRHFLFADESYPPALFKKVTQALVDQNVGIKWTTLIRFEEALETQDLELAAKAGCCTLYYGMESANERVLELMDKHVKQSIIARNLRDAAKVGIWNHVMAFYGFPGETRDEAEDTRRFLLEHKKDIHSVELFYFVAYRHTPMVRNPDKFGITIHKQEEYDLPLDYYYTLNEPVGISCLDAMQLCEDFYKNDFEPWAVRVNAREHVFLYISKFGTNALPQIYAKTKDGDAVSGLVTWPVARGDAETEGDQSVARVVSHSQT, from the coding sequence ATGAGTCCCTTGCTTACCATAGACAGCCGTCCGCAGCCGGCCACGCCAGGTAGGAAGAAATCCAAGGTCATGTTGCTGTTTCCGCCTGAATGGGTCCCGACGGCTCCGTACCTCGCGCTGCCGAGCCTCACGGCCGTCTTGCGCCAGCACGAGCACGAGGTCGTGCAGCGGGACATCAACATCGAAATGTACGATCTGTTCTTCAGCGATTCGTTTTTGATTTGGGTCAAGACACGCATTGCCGGACATCGCCATGCGCTAGAACTCAAAGAGCGCACCGGCCCACTGAGCGAGCAGGAGCTAGGGCATAAGACCTGCCTCGAGGCCAAAGCCGACGTGGACGTGTTCGACCTGATCGAGCGCGCCGACAAGGCCAAGCGCATCACGCGTGGCGAAGCGTTCTATGATGCGGCGCAGCTCGACTGGGCGCTGAACGTTTTTCGCGAAGCCATGCAATACATCTCTGCCGCTTATTATCCGGCGTCGCTCGTGTTCTATCCGATGGAAAGCAACCTCGGCTACCGACCGGGTGTCTCGACAGAGATCTTTGCCTGCCTTGACGATGAGCAGGTGAATGTCTACCGCGATGTCTGCCGTCAGCTCGTGCTGCCATCGGTCAGCCGCGAGAAGCCGGCTGTGGTCGGCGTCTCCATTGGCACGCAGATGCAACTCATGGCCGGCCTGACTTTCTGTAAAATGATCAAGGAAGCTTTCCCGGAGATCCATGTCGTGGTCGGCGGCAACGTCATCACGCGGCTCCAGGAAGAACTGCCTAAACACGAACGGTTTTTTACCACGATCTTCGACTCGGCCATCATGTACGAAGGGGAGCATGCGCTGCTGTGGTTGCTGGAGGCCCTAAATGGCGAGCGAGAGCGATCCTCCGTGCCCAATTTGATCTATCGCGATACGTCTGGAATCCACGTCAACAAGGAAATCCACACGGAGAAGATGGCCACGCTCCCGTTGCCGGATTTCGAGGGGTTTCCGCTCGACAGCTATTTCGTGCCGGTCCGCATTCTGCCGTATCTGGCCACGCGCGGCTGCTACTGGGGCCGCTGCACCTTCTGTGACCATGGGCAGGGCTATTTTGACCAATATCGCGGTCTGCAATCGGCCCAGGTGGTGGATCAGGTTAAGGCGCTGCGGGACAAGTACAACTGCCGACATTTTCTGTTTGCTGACGAATCTTATCCCCCCGCGCTCTTCAAGAAAGTCACGCAGGCGCTTGTGGATCAGAACGTTGGCATCAAGTGGACGACGCTGATCCGTTTTGAAGAAGCGCTCGAGACGCAGGATCTGGAGCTGGCCGCTAAGGCCGGGTGCTGTACGCTCTACTATGGCATGGAGTCCGCCAACGAACGCGTGTTGGAGCTGATGGACAAACACGTAAAGCAGTCTATCATCGCACGCAATTTACGCGATGCGGCGAAAGTCGGCATCTGGAATCACGTCATGGCCTTTTATGGATTCCCCGGGGAAACGCGGGATGAGGCGGAGGACACGCGGCGGTTTCTGCTCGAGCACAAGAAAGATATTCACTCGGTCGAGCTGTTCTATTTCGTGGCCTATCGCCATACGCCAATGGTACGGAACCCGGACAAATTTGGCATCACAATCCACAAGCAGGAGGAGTACGACCTGCCGCTGGATTACTACTATACGCTCAACGAGCCGGTCGGCATTTCCTGCCTTGATGCCATGCAGCTCTGCGAGGACTTCTACAAGAACGACTTCGAGCCTTGGGCCGTGCGGGTCAATGCCCGCGAGCATGTTTTTCTCTACATTTCCAAGTTCGGTACGAATGCTCTACCGCAGATCTATGCCAAGACGAAGGATGGCGATGCGGTGTCGGGGCTCGTCACGTGGCCGGTGGCGCGCGGGGATGCGGAAACCGAGGGCGATCAGTCGGTAGCCCGCGTCGTCAGTCACTCGCAAACATAA
- a CDS encoding class I SAM-dependent methyltransferase — protein MPATKVNPAIHSHLKEWGLRWFETDADYDRWQRETLKQDELTTLLRLSGQRGGGADPAAETAFYDYASQPHILPVLYSQRYDYYATIGTAVAERIGEARSALDAACGIGVLTAWYARQFPNCVFTGVDRSPVSIAVAMEKTKALGLSNIRFECLDMDQMIPPGPFDLVISTQALLQNEQDPGVPSASWRIFERSTDAGVQADIERRTGLGNRLDRLAAALAEGGRLIACEKTRHLARRVPFQRALAARGFMMQETPLSIQYAVIEEVTDDGPLYVLGRGASTVAWDESPEFDDQPPFDPAALKGQTARDDEPLYENHTASAQQAWERLSNRRILKEQTGAQAGGRQMHVELGESNDLNYLYCANTFDQRQLVIVDRSRQPMLAQYYDEVVQSMDAAPHT, from the coding sequence TTGCCCGCCACGAAGGTCAATCCCGCCATTCACAGTCATTTGAAAGAGTGGGGCTTGCGCTGGTTTGAGACCGACGCGGATTACGACCGCTGGCAGCGCGAGACGCTGAAACAGGACGAACTCACGACACTACTTCGTCTCTCTGGGCAGCGGGGCGGCGGCGCCGATCCTGCCGCTGAGACCGCGTTCTACGATTACGCTTCGCAACCGCACATCCTGCCGGTTCTCTACAGTCAGCGCTACGACTATTATGCGACCATCGGCACCGCCGTAGCCGAACGGATTGGGGAGGCCCGCTCCGCACTGGATGCTGCCTGTGGGATCGGCGTACTAACGGCGTGGTATGCCCGGCAGTTCCCCAATTGTGTGTTCACCGGCGTAGATCGGTCGCCGGTTTCCATTGCAGTTGCGATGGAAAAAACGAAAGCGCTCGGTCTCTCCAATATTCGGTTCGAATGTCTGGATATGGACCAGATGATACCGCCCGGACCTTTTGATCTGGTAATTTCCACGCAGGCGCTTTTGCAGAACGAGCAGGACCCCGGTGTGCCGAGCGCAAGCTGGCGGATCTTCGAGCGGTCCACGGATGCAGGGGTACAAGCCGACATCGAGCGGCGCACCGGCCTCGGCAATCGGTTGGACCGTCTCGCGGCGGCGCTCGCGGAGGGCGGCCGCCTGATCGCCTGCGAGAAAACGCGGCATCTGGCCCGGCGTGTGCCATTTCAGCGGGCGCTGGCCGCGAGAGGGTTCATGATGCAGGAGACGCCACTGTCGATTCAGTACGCGGTGATCGAAGAAGTCACGGACGACGGTCCGCTTTATGTGCTGGGCCGTGGTGCATCGACTGTCGCTTGGGACGAGTCACCGGAGTTCGACGACCAGCCGCCATTTGATCCGGCTGCACTCAAAGGCCAGACGGCGCGGGATGATGAGCCGCTCTATGAAAATCACACGGCCTCAGCACAGCAGGCCTGGGAACGTTTGTCGAATCGCCGTATCCTCAAGGAGCAGACAGGCGCGCAGGCTGGGGGGCGGCAGATGCACGTGGAATTAGGTGAGTCGAATGACCTGAACTATCTCTATTGTGCCAATACCTTCGATCAGCGCCAACTCGTCATTGTGGACCGTTCGCGGCAGCCCATGCTCGCGCAGTATTACGATGAAGTCGTACAGAGTATGGACGCCGCTCCGCACACTTGA
- a CDS encoding DUF423 domain-containing protein: MRLRQPRLFMLLGSGYAFLAVAFGAFGSHSLKAILEPNMLAVFETGVRYQMYHALGLLFVGWASRQFPAASFHVAGWLFTAGIVLFSGSLYLLTLFGARWLGAVTPLGGVCFLLGWGVVAWQAWKQQ, translated from the coding sequence ATGCGCTTGCGCCAGCCTCGCCTCTTCATGCTTCTCGGTTCCGGCTACGCCTTCCTGGCCGTCGCCTTCGGCGCCTTCGGCTCCCATTCGCTGAAAGCCATCCTTGAACCGAACATGCTGGCCGTCTTCGAAACCGGCGTGCGGTATCAGATGTACCATGCGCTGGGGCTGTTGTTCGTCGGATGGGCGTCCCGGCAGTTTCCCGCAGCCTCCTTCCACGTCGCCGGCTGGCTGTTCACCGCTGGTATCGTGCTGTTCTCTGGCAGTCTTTATCTGTTGACGCTTTTCGGTGCGCGTTGGCTGGGCGCGGTTACGCCGCTGGGCGGGGTCTGCTTTCTACTTGGATGGGGTGTTGTGGCCTGGCAGGCGTGGAAACAACAATGA